Proteins from a genomic interval of Musa acuminata AAA Group cultivar baxijiao chromosome BXJ1-9, Cavendish_Baxijiao_AAA, whole genome shotgun sequence:
- the LOC108951224 gene encoding uncharacterized protein LOC108951224, which translates to MATSFFLWSSARHKADESGEGSAAESNTSSAEAPAGKAKGRKGGAGAKAAAPKRPPQRGLGVAQLERLRLQERWKKMTELEPARDGILPLHLHQLTPVAGAVYGAPIVYSAGQPLDGYLTRYRQIVHGPVAYGGAAAGTVARSVLDDHHGLDRYRKATAGDARFHVGSPFPEPPSSQNPQCLSDPCEFCARKKRLFGNSLSDNLATGADYFEMDLAAAMAVDSFSSILIGCFLFGLQGKPAGEKEREVIKEFEFFPPSSLSVSNGDGSPELADRTAGDASSSSAAAASSTLLDLSLKLSI; encoded by the exons ATGGCGACGTCCTTCTTCCTCTGGTCCTCAGCGCGGCACAAGGCCGACGAAAGCGGAGAAGGCAGCGCCGCGGAGAGCAACACTTCCTCTGCGGAAGCTCCGGCGGGGAAGGCCAAGGGTCGGAAGGGCGGAGCGGGGGCCAAGGCGGCAGCGCCGAAGCGCCCGCCTCAGAGGGGCCTCGGCGTCGCCCAGCTCGAGAGGCTCCGCCTCCAGGAGCGCTGGAAGAAGATGACGGAGCTCGAACCCGCTCGCGACGGCATTCTTCCGCTCCACCTTCACCAACTCACCCCCGTCGCCGGGGCTGTGTATGGCGCCCCCATCGTCTACTCGGCCGGGCAGCCCCTCGACGGATACCTCACCCGTTACCGCCAGATTGTCCATGGGCCGGTAGCTTACGGCGGAGCGGCTGCCGGAACCGTCGCCCGGTCCGTGCTGGACGATCATCACGGGCTGGATCGGTACCGGAAGGCGACGGCCGGGGACGCCAGATTCCACGTCGGGAGTCCGTTTCCAGAGCCCCCTTCAAGCCAAAATCCGCAATGCCTCTCCGACCCGTGCGAGTTCTGCGCCAGA AAGAAGCGCCTCTTCGGCAACAGCCTATCTGACAACCTGGCCACCGGTGCGGATTACTTCGAGATGGACCTCGCTGCCGCCATGGCGGTTGAT TCCTTCTCCTCCATTTTGATTGGATGCTTTCTCTTTGGACTTCAGGGAAAGCCGGCGGGCGAGAAGGAGAGGGAGGTGATCAAGGAGTTCGAGTTCTTCCCGCCGAGCAGCCTAAGCGTATCCAACGGCGACGGTTCCCCCGAGCTCGCTGATCGCACGGCTGGTgatgcttcctcttcctccgccGCTGCGGCATCTTCTACTCTCCTCGATCTCTCGCTTAAGCTTTCCATATAA